Genomic window (Heliomicrobium gestii):
AGACACGATAATCGGCCGAATAAAACCGTTTCTGCGCCGCAACGGAGAAGGCGTCGGCCTGCGGCCCCGCGATGGCCCGGACAGTCACATCGGAGCTGTAACGGGGAATCCATTCCACCGGCAACACCCGATGGCCGATCTGGCGAAAGCCCTTCCCCTGACGGCGTTTTAGGATGTCGCCCGCCTTGAGCGCCCGCCCCTGGTAGCCGCCGATCTGGCCTCTCAGGTAGGTGGAGCGACTGCCCAAAACCGGTTCGATGTCCCAACCGCCGTCGACGGCCAGGTAAGCCCGACAGCCACAGCGCGGCGCGCCGAAGGTCAGCAGGCTGCCGGCTTCGACAAGGACATTTTCCCACAGGGGCAGCGGATTTCCGTCCAACGCCGGTGACAAGTCGCCGCCAGTCACGGCGATGACGGCTGTCGACAAGAAGCGCAGCTGCGGCCCCACCAGCGTGATCTCCAGTGCAGCGTCGACGAGGTTATTGCCGGCCAGCAGGTTGGCTGCTTGCAATGAAAAGATGTCCATCGCGCCGGCAACGGGCATCCCCAAGGCCTGATGCCCATAGCGCCCCATATCTTGAACGGTAGTTAGTAAACCGCCTTTGATGACCTTCACTGTCACTGCTGCTCGTCCCCTCCACCGGCGCCAGTCGCCAGCCTGATTTGCTTTTTTGACTCCATATGTG
Coding sequences:
- a CDS encoding 5-oxoprolinase subunit C family protein is translated as MGRYGHQALGMPVAGAMDIFSLQAANLLAGNNLVDAALEITLVGPQLRFLSTAVIAVTGGDLSPALDGNPLPLWENVLVEAGSLLTFGAPRCGCRAYLAVDGGWDIEPVLGSRSTYLRGQIGGYQGRALKAGDILKRRQGKGFRQIGHRVLPVEWIPRYSSDVTVRAIAGPQADAFSVAAQKRFYSADYRVSRLSDRMGYRLEGPPVQSSLKQEMISDATAVGSVQVPPDGQPIVLMADRQTTGGYPKIATVITADIPLLAQAQAGHRVRFVPATLNEARAALRQQAEILRLPDIAGRPAPVEVS